A single genomic interval of Brevibacillus brevis harbors:
- a CDS encoding M28 family peptidase has product MRSVRHYALCALLVCGTILPLPFLSHRAHAVEAQDWIDSERLYSHVEQLARTARPPATETEFAAAVYVENTLRSYGYKTKLDPFSYYTYRKPTTLSLTIEEWPGQNWTVSGFTFGINGTATAEVVNAGLGRAVDFANEASRGKIALVKRGEIPFGEKVRQAAAAGAVALIIWNDREEGWNASLGEPLDIAVPVIALSKADGTKLQKRIMDKRPVKGTVKVEGAATIKQTSYNIVASRKPNQNDTGQVVLVSAHHDSAGLSVGANDNGSGVAALLEIARNMADKPIDTEVRFVSFGAVTSGSRGPIAYANALSAKDRQAMIAAFYVDGVGSQKAELVATNSLGNENLPIQLLRAAGVSPPDKDGTRERNGAAGFLAAAGIPTALLTSAGTVQATDDSLAQLDWEQIATATKAVLSAIHKITDQTTPAYPMGSPNGGQLRAESEALQ; this is encoded by the coding sequence ATGCGATCCGTCCGTCATTATGCGCTATGTGCCTTGCTTGTCTGTGGAACGATATTGCCGTTACCTTTCCTTTCACATCGTGCTCATGCTGTGGAAGCTCAAGATTGGATCGATAGTGAACGCTTGTACAGCCATGTCGAGCAACTGGCGAGAACGGCCCGTCCACCTGCTACTGAAACGGAATTTGCGGCAGCTGTCTATGTGGAAAATACACTTCGATCTTACGGGTACAAGACTAAGCTCGATCCGTTTTCTTATTATACGTACCGAAAGCCTACTACTCTATCACTGACGATAGAAGAATGGCCAGGTCAAAACTGGACAGTAAGCGGATTTACTTTTGGGATCAATGGAACCGCGACAGCAGAAGTAGTGAATGCAGGCTTGGGAAGAGCGGTTGATTTTGCGAATGAGGCATCCCGGGGGAAGATTGCCTTGGTCAAGCGAGGTGAGATTCCGTTCGGAGAAAAAGTTCGCCAAGCAGCGGCTGCCGGAGCCGTTGCTCTTATCATCTGGAATGATCGAGAGGAAGGGTGGAATGCTTCACTGGGCGAACCCTTGGATATCGCTGTTCCTGTAATTGCTTTGTCCAAGGCGGATGGCACGAAACTCCAAAAACGCATCATGGACAAACGACCCGTAAAGGGAACCGTCAAGGTAGAAGGAGCCGCAACCATTAAGCAAACCTCGTATAATATCGTGGCAAGCCGAAAGCCCAATCAAAACGACACCGGTCAGGTCGTCCTGGTATCTGCTCACCATGATTCCGCTGGATTATCAGTTGGGGCAAATGACAATGGCTCCGGTGTAGCAGCCTTGCTAGAGATAGCGCGTAATATGGCTGACAAGCCGATTGATACGGAAGTGAGGTTCGTAAGCTTTGGCGCGGTTACATCGGGAAGCAGAGGCCCGATAGCTTATGCGAATGCCTTATCAGCCAAGGACCGACAAGCCATGATAGCAGCCTTCTATGTCGATGGGGTGGGGAGTCAAAAGGCAGAGCTCGTTGCTACCAATTCACTGGGCAACGAAAATTTGCCTATCCAACTGCTGAGAGCAGCGGGGGTGTCTCCTCCTGATAAGGATGGGACGCGTGAACGAAACGGTGCCGCGGGCTTTTTGGCAGCCGCAGGCATTCCTACGGCACTTTTGACGAGTGCAGGGACGGTACAGGCAACAGATGACTCCTTGGCGCAATTGGATTGGGAACAAATCGCCACGGCGACGAAAGCGGTACTTTCAGCGATTCACAAAATTACGGATCAAACAACGCCAGCTTACCCGATGGGTTCTCCAAATGGTGGACAGCTGAGAGCGGAAAGTGAGGCTTTACAGTAA
- a CDS encoding membrane protein, with protein MDKVAWHIAVLFAGSALGGFYLGGYEWLRFFTYFGSWGTIGIALAALGLGWFGVQLLTFCHRKQIGSLYELYYVLCGEAFASSLSVITHILLLGYTGVMLGQQADFLLEELSPLWFILLTIVAIFFIINRWRWIVTATAISLSIGLLLFGLIFSAQSHVPMPSLGYQLNVNWLIHAVFFLALHFLISLATTLPLAVRASHERTVRTGAIIGAGIFLLFTMLGQAILLAHWHDAHASVLPIKQIMVQMMTGGDWLLAILSLVHGGVIVAALLYSLTHPIVTRQNLQTLPLIVVMLLTVFVFALLTLLVPWSMSAIASAATYCGMFLMGWYVWKHQN; from the coding sequence ATGGACAAAGTCGCTTGGCATATCGCCGTGCTTTTTGCAGGGTCTGCGTTAGGCGGATTCTACTTGGGTGGATATGAGTGGCTACGCTTTTTTACTTATTTCGGTTCCTGGGGGACAATCGGCATAGCACTTGCGGCTCTTGGCCTCGGCTGGTTCGGCGTCCAGTTGTTGACCTTTTGCCATCGCAAGCAAATTGGCTCCCTCTACGAGCTGTACTACGTATTGTGTGGCGAAGCATTCGCTTCCAGCCTATCTGTCATCACCCACATTCTGCTATTGGGCTATACAGGAGTCATGCTTGGCCAACAGGCGGATTTCCTTTTGGAGGAGCTCTCTCCTCTATGGTTCATCCTTTTGACCATTGTAGCCATCTTCTTTATCATAAATCGTTGGAGATGGATTGTCACTGCAACAGCCATATCTCTATCCATCGGTTTATTATTATTCGGATTGATTTTCAGTGCACAATCCCATGTCCCAATGCCAAGCTTGGGTTATCAATTGAATGTGAACTGGCTGATTCACGCCGTATTTTTCCTTGCCTTGCATTTTCTTATCAGCTTGGCTACGACTCTACCTCTTGCAGTACGTGCGTCCCACGAGCGAACTGTTCGAACGGGGGCCATTATCGGAGCTGGAATCTTCCTTTTGTTCACAATGTTAGGTCAAGCTATCCTTCTTGCCCACTGGCACGATGCCCACGCCTCTGTACTGCCTATCAAACAAATTATGGTTCAAATGATGACCGGTGGCGATTGGCTTCTCGCTATCCTCTCGCTTGTACATGGTGGAGTCATTGTCGCAGCCCTACTCTACTCGCTGACACATCCCATTGTGACACGTCAAAATCTACAAACACTGCCACTGATTGTCGTCATGCTGCTTACCGTATTTGTATTCGCTCTCCTCACACTCCTTGTTCCGTGGAGTATGTCTGCAATCGCCAGTGCAGCGACCTATTGCGGCATGTTCTTAATGGGCTGGTACGTTTGGAAGCATCAGAATTGA